From Coffea arabica cultivar ET-39 chromosome 2e, Coffea Arabica ET-39 HiFi, whole genome shotgun sequence, the proteins below share one genomic window:
- the LOC113729450 gene encoding uncharacterized protein, producing the protein MVYYFKARPEAGDYTIFMGLDNYENEELIKYGFPEDVWFHVDKMPSAHVFLRLHKGQTFDDIPEGVLEDCAQLVKANSIAGNEVNNIDVVYTPWHNLKKTISIDVGQVGLHNSKMVRTVKVEKRINEIVNRLNRTKVERKPDLKAEREAVNEVESTERKNQLREKGDAA; encoded by the exons atggtgtaCTACTTCAAAGCCAGACCTGAGGCTGGAGATTACACCATCTTCATGGGCCTTGATAATTACGAGAACGAGGAGCTCATCAAATACGGCTTCCCTGAAGACGTTTG GTTCCATGTGGATAAAATGCCATCCGCCCATGTCTTTCTGAGATTGCACAAGGGCCAAACATTTGATGATATACCAGAAGGTGTACTGGAAGATTGTGCACAATTAGTCAAAGCAAATTCCATT GCAGGAAATGAGGTGAACAATATTGATGTTGTTTATACTCCATGGCATAATCTTAAAAAAACTATCTCCATAGACGTTGGCCAAGTTGGTTTGCACAACTCAAAAATG GTTCGTACCGTCAAAGTGGAGAAACGAATAAATGAGATAGTTAATAGATTAAACCGGACAAAGGTGGAAAGGAAACCTGATTTGAAAG CTGAGCGCGAAGCAGTTAATGAGGTAGAAAGTACTGAAAGGAAAAATCAGCTGAGGGAAAAA GGTGATGCAGCATAA